One segment of uncultured Roseibium sp. DNA contains the following:
- a CDS encoding aminotransferase class III-fold pyridoxal phosphate-dependent enzyme, giving the protein MPSSQIDSLHSAALERYRARNPGSLAALERARKVLPGGNTRSSLWNGPFPLCIEGGEGCRIRDVDGHVYVDMLGEFTAGLFGHSSPLLAKALADAHARGINLSSHTPYEVELAERLCARFPSLELVRFTNSGTEANLMALTAARLVTGRPRIVVFEGGYHGGVLTFGHGVSPVNVPFDFACLPYNDHDAAEAEFAANGAQIAAVLIEPMQGAGGCRPADPAFLQSLRDLSREAGAFLIFDEVQTARMSVGGAQARLGITPDMTTVGKFFGGGLAFGAFGGTREIMERFDPARPDALPHAGTFNNNSLTMAAGVCALDNYLGAEALEALFARGEALQQDITRVVKETGLPFVVTGMGSIMNIHPRTGLGAEADRKILQLLHLTLQERGYYIAARGLMALSLAVGDDEISGFLDALAGGLDGLVPDTTFGTPIAKAPVR; this is encoded by the coding sequence ATGCCCTCCTCCCAGATCGATAGCCTGCATTCCGCCGCGCTCGAGCGTTACCGGGCGCGCAATCCCGGCAGCCTTGCCGCATTGGAGCGCGCCCGCAAGGTCCTGCCCGGTGGCAACACCCGCAGCTCTCTCTGGAACGGGCCCTTCCCGCTCTGCATCGAGGGCGGAGAGGGGTGCCGCATCCGCGACGTGGATGGCCATGTCTATGTCGACATGCTGGGCGAATTCACTGCCGGGCTCTTTGGCCACTCCTCGCCGCTGCTGGCCAAGGCCCTGGCCGATGCGCACGCGCGCGGCATCAACCTCTCCTCGCATACGCCCTACGAGGTGGAACTGGCCGAGCGCCTCTGCGCGCGCTTCCCCTCGCTGGAGCTCGTGCGCTTCACCAACTCCGGAACCGAGGCGAACCTGATGGCACTGACCGCTGCGCGGCTGGTCACCGGGCGGCCCCGCATCGTGGTGTTCGAGGGCGGCTATCACGGCGGTGTGCTGACCTTTGGCCACGGCGTTTCGCCGGTGAACGTGCCTTTCGACTTTGCCTGCCTTCCCTATAACGACCACGACGCGGCCGAGGCGGAATTTGCCGCCAATGGCGCGCAGATCGCTGCGGTGCTGATCGAACCGATGCAGGGTGCGGGCGGCTGCCGCCCTGCCGATCCGGCCTTCCTGCAATCCCTGCGCGACCTCAGCCGCGAGGCCGGCGCCTTCCTCATCTTCGATGAGGTCCAGACCGCGCGGATGTCGGTCGGCGGCGCGCAGGCCCGTCTCGGCATCACCCCCGACATGACCACCGTCGGCAAGTTCTTCGGGGGCGGCCTCGCCTTCGGCGCCTTCGGCGGCACCCGCGAAATCATGGAACGCTTCGACCCGGCCCGGCCCGATGCACTGCCCCACGCGGGCACTTTCAACAACAACAGCCTGACCATGGCTGCCGGAGTTTGCGCGCTCGACAACTACCTGGGCGCCGAAGCGCTGGAGGCGCTCTTCGCGCGCGGCGAGGCGCTGCAGCAGGACATCACCCGCGTCGTGAAGGAGACCGGCCTGCCTTTCGTGGTGACCGGCATGGGCTCTATTATGAACATCCACCCTCGGACCGGTCTCGGGGCCGAGGCGGACCGCAAGATCCTGCAGTTGCTGCACCTGACACTGCAGGAGCGTGGCTACTACATCGCTGCGCGCGGCCTCATGGCTTTGTCGCTGGCGGTGGGTGACGACGAGATCTCCGGCTTTCTCGACGCACTCGCCGGGGGGCTGGACGGGCTGGTCCCGGACACGACGTTCGGCACCCCGATTGCGAAAGCTCCCGTCCGATGA